In Gemmata obscuriglobus, a single genomic region encodes these proteins:
- the rpsU gene encoding 30S ribosomal protein S21 yields MGVRVEVCEGESLTSALRRFRKYVRSANVMYEYRWHDEFTKRCEERRRRKGNAKRRAQGLRSWREYQRECESEANWPDPPRPSL; encoded by the coding sequence ATGGGTGTCCGAGTGGAGGTCTGCGAGGGCGAGTCGCTCACGTCGGCCCTGCGGAGGTTCCGCAAGTACGTCCGGTCGGCGAACGTGATGTACGAGTACCGCTGGCACGACGAGTTCACCAAGCGGTGCGAGGAGCGGCGGCGGCGCAAGGGCAACGCCAAGCGGCGGGCCCAAGGGTTGCGGTCGTGGCGGGAGTACCAGCGTGAGTGCGAGTCTGAGGCCAACTGGCCCGACCCGCCGCGTCCATCCTTGTAG